The nucleotide sequence GTATCAAGGGAAGACTCTCCACGGTTACAAGATATCCGTCATACTTCACTATTTCAGGACCGGAAGGCAGGGCACAATAACCGAGAGCATTAATAGCAAGAATACCCGCCAAAGCAGTCCACTTGGTCACCTTCTTGCTCCTGGTTATCTTCCGCCTACAGGTGGGTGGGATGAGACGGTAAGAATTACTTATTGTATATATGAACTAtaggagaagaaaaaaaacatatatgtttcCATGTGGTTGATATATCGTACCATTGAGGGTCATGTGGTCTAGGCTCGATTTGGGTAGAGAGGTCCTTGAGCAGACTCTTGTCCCGCAAGGAGGTTTTAGAATCGGCGTCGACAAGGGCAATGACTTCGTACAATTGCTCCTTCTTCAGCTGGACTAGctccgcacggtgttcctccttcATGGCGTGGGTGAATTTGGAAGCCTGCAAACGCATCAGCTCCCCCATCCGCCGGACTAGCGGACCACGTTGTTCCTTGTCTAAGGGGAGGATGGATTTGGAAAGCTAGAAACACATAAGCAGCATTGAGATCAACTGATAAGCAAAATAATGTTCACAAGACATGTTGTCTACGTAGAGCCAAACACACCTTATATCTTGCATTGGAGTACATAAAACTAGATGGAGACAAAAAAATATGTCGATTTTACCGACATATCAACGCATCCATGCTAGGCAGATGATTATCTACCAATGGTATAGCAAAGCATAAAATTAGTTGGGAGACAAAAAGTCCTCGATTTTTAGCAAAATATCAAGGGCATTCATGCTAGACAGTTGATCATATCTACGAATGACACCAAATTATAGAACTCGTTGGAGACCAAACTGTGTCGATTTTACCAAAATATCAAGGGCATTCAAGCAAGTCAGTTGATCATCGATCTACCAATGCCATGGCACAGGAAAACGTGAAACTCATTGGAGACAAAATTATGCCGATTTTACGAAACTATCAACGGATTATTCATGCTATCTTGTAGCTACTAATGGAAATCAATGAAAAATATGCCTGTTTTAAGGATGATACCCGTGCATCCCTGTGATATACTACTGTAGTATACAATGGTATGGAGAGAGGCAGAGAGCAGAGAAGAGGTGAGGAGCTCCACCAACAACCAGACGTCGGGACCTACTAGGAAAATAGCGAGCCGGATATGGGATGGGACAGAGAAGAAGATACATACATCCTCGGCGTGGACGAGCCGGCGAAGCCCCTGCCCTCGAAGCACCGACGGACGCGGGATCCTCGTGGTCGCCGCCGCGCGGAGAGACGCAGCCATCGTCGCAGGCCTGCACTGCAAACAACAAAGGTGAAAGGTGTAGGGCGAATCACCCAAGCTTGAGGTACAACCGTAAGGGAATACCTTGCCTCTTAGGGTTAGGGTTCCACGCGTCGtcgctttttttctttttccttgtgCACACGCACGTACGTAATGAAGCTATGCATGCGACGTTCTGTTTTCCAAATTAAAACTCGCCGCGTTTTCCGCGCGGGCGCAGGTAGTCAATCGAGCTACGTCAGCTTTTTCCTAGTACTTCCTCCTTCCTAAAATATAAGGCGCGATTGACTACACACGGTTTTTGATGCACGactttgactatatatatatatatatcaaaatacaTGGATTGAACATGTGTAAATGGCACTATCGTATTTGTCTcacaaaataattttatttcatatATCTGTATACTAATTTTATAGGAATACAATACATGAAAATTACAGTCAAAGCGTTATACAACGAAGATTAGAAAAGTCAATCGGCGTCTTATATTTTGAGAAGGACCGGGCCCCAAATCCGTCCCAAACATTTGCACAGGCAGTCGGTCAAATGACCGGACGCAAAAGCGGCACTAAACCGGGCGCTCCAAATCCGGCTGAAACGCCCGGACTGACTGGCAAGCTCCGTGTCCAGTCTCGTATATGGAGTGGATACGGAGATGCCCGAGCGCGCCCGTCACGTCGGCTTAGCCCGCTAGGGCCCACGTCGCCCCTTCAAAAAACCCATCCCGTCCAACGAATCCTAGTCAAACATCAGTCCACAATTGTCTTCTCCGTCCTCCTTGTCGCCTCCGCTTCCTTCCAAACCCTACCCTCCCCTCTGCCATGACCAACTTCATGAGTGCTTCGGCAGCGTGCCCGATCACATCGACTAGGACGGTCTCGTCAAAGAGGAGGACGGCGGATCTAGCTTCGATACACCGGACGACGAGGAGCTCGCGCTACGCATCACCACCAAGCACTCGCGGGTGGACACCGGCAGGAGCTTAAACTCCCTCACGTCCATCGCAAGCTCCTCCACATCCCGCTGACAGAATGTGGGTCGCGGTAGCCCGTCCCGCTCCGCGCCGCTCAAAATCTGGAGCGCATGCGTCTCCCCTTTCCCTCCGGCGCGCGCATCACCCGGGCAACGGTGGGTGCTCGTGCCCGCGGCTCCAGCGCGGATGCGCGTGCCTGAGTCGGAGGCGAATGCGGCCCGACATGAGCGGCAACGACGGCTTTGGCGGCATTCTGCTCTTGTTGCCAGCAGGCACGCTCCGTCGCCGTCAACCCAGAGGAGGCGCTCATCCGCGAGGTCATGCGGTGGTCTCTGACCACGGAGCAGACTGACACGTGGCGCCTCCACCTCGTTCGCGAGGCGTCCGAGCTCCTCGCTCGAGAGAAGGAGACCGCCGCCGCCAATGCTACCCGCCGCGCGAAGGAACAACATCGCCTCCTCTGCCGCCTCTCTAGGTGCATTTCGTCCGCATCGGAGAGCAGCACCACCATGGACGACGACGACAACCCTTCCGCCGCCGACGCGTATATGGAGGAGATGGGCCGCACCGCCAATCCCAAGGGCAAGGGCTCGGGCAAGAAGTGGTGAACTCCGGTTGGCCCCTttatctatttttatgttttatactccctccgttcctaaatataagtctttgtaaagatttcactatggaccacatacagatgtatctagatgcattttagagtatagatccactcattttgcttcgtatgtggtccatagtggaatctctccaaagacttacatttaggaacggaggcagTAGTTGTTTTATGTTCTATTTAGGTCGAATTTGAAGTCCGTTGGTCCTTTTGGATGAACTTTGTGGATGTCTGATGCCTGAAATGCTATGTTCTATGCTATCTCTTATGATCTACGTTCTTCCGCCTCCGAATGCGCCCGCGGTCGTTTGGGAGCCAGAATTTGCCAACCCTGGATTATAGATGATCTTATTCATGCAGGGCATTTCAAACACACAGATTACATGCTTGCATCTCTAGTACGTATGTACGTACGTATCTCAAATAAAAAATGTTGGAGTAGTACGTACTCTCCTTCCGTTTCTTTTTTACTCTGTGTATAAACTTTGTTCCAAATCAAACTACGAAAAGTTTGATCAACTTTATCTTAAAAAACATGAACATTTACAATACAAAAGTTATATAGtgtgaaaatttatttcatgatgcatctaatgatattgatttcatATTCTGAATGTTGATAATTTTTCTTATATAGTTGATCTAGCTTTATGAAGTTTGATTTTGACAATTTTTATATGCATAGGCAGATTAAAAAGAAATGAACGTGACTACAAGTACACGCCTCATGCGTTGTTGGTTCTGGCCCGCCTTGTCGCTTCCGATCCAACGAATGAGTACACAACAACTTGGTACTGCTAGCTGCTTCCCTTCATTAGTCCATGTAATGTAATGTAATGAAAAAAATAATATTATTGTTGGATTATCATGACTTTCCGCTTAGTGCAAAGTGAACTAATCTAAGCAAAATACCATTGCGTCCTTCCCGCTTCCAGgcaaccgaacatgcatcataaaGAGACGAACGAAGGCGAAGGACTCCAGCTCGCCGACGTTGACGTTGAGGTCCCCATGGCAGGGTCTAGATCCTCGCCCTCGAGCTGGGGAAGTACGTCCTTGTTCAGATAGGGTGAAGTGCGGGAGCACATGACGGTGCTGATTCGGTGATAACAATTCATACGATCTGAATTCATCCAACGTAAAGAATAATATAGCTTGTAGCAACATCACAAGTAAATTACAATGCTATCAAAGATCATCCAGTATAATATTACTCAAGGTCTAGACGGAAAGGATACGTAACATGCCATGTCTCAAGTTCTAGACTGAAAGGATATATAACATGGTACCGGAAAAGAACTGATATCCGTCTTGCTTCTCCTTGAAACAAGATGCATGCATGTCATGTTCAACCCATCTCCTATTCAGCAGTAGCAATAGGCTGGTATCCATCTTGCTTGTGCACTCTCTCAGCAGCCTGCTGATATCCTTGTATCATGGCTAGACTCTCGGCAGTAACAAGATATCCTTCATACTCTACTATTTCAGGACCGGAAGCCAAGGCACGATAACCGAGCGCATAAATAAGAACAATACCCGTCCACGCAGCATGACGAGCCACcttcttgtttctttttaacttgcGCCTAGAGGTAGGTGGGATGAGAACGTAAGAATCAttatagatactccctccgtcccaaaattcttgtcttagacttttctaaatacggatgtatctagttatgttttaatgctagatacatccgtatctagacaaatctaagacaagaattttgggacggagggtaCCATTTAGCATGAGCGGTAAGCTATAGCAAAAACAATAAACAAAAGAATCATTATAGATACAATTTtgttaaagcacatctagatgtgctaagTATTGCACTTCTAAGTCCTATATCGTTGATCTTGATTCGTGCgagtatttttttctttttatgatTAATTAAGACACTTAGATATGCAATAACTATAGCACATCTAGAGTGTCCTAGACACACCCCTTATAGATGTATGAACTTCTGTAGCAGAGGAAGTATGGAGTGAAAACGCTTATGTCTGCAAATAGTTTATATTGTACCATAGAGGGTCATGTGGTCTAGGCTCGATTTGTGTAGAGAGATCCTTGAGCAGACTCCGGTTCCGCAAGAAGGTCGCGGAGTCGGGGTGGCCGCCGGCGATGAGATCGTAGAGGTGCTCCTTGTACTGCCGGATAACCGACGCACCGTACTCTGAGCCACAGTGTTGCTTCCAAAGACGGCTGGATCTGTCAATCTGGAAACACACGAGCAGCATTGAGAAGTGATAACAGGAAAGTGATGTGAACAGGACATGTCGTCTACGTACGTACAGCAAGGCTTAGGAAAATAGCAAGCCGGCCAGAGATGGTATACCTGCTGGGCGTGGCGAATCCCCTCCAGTGGAAGACGCATGATCCACCTCCCCGCCGCGCCGAGGGAAGCCGCCATCGTCGCACCGCTGCAAGACTCCTCGAGAAATCAGGCCGGCCGTGTTGGAACCTTACCTTGCTAATCGAAACTGATTAGGGCTAGGGTTCCTCGTTCGCCGACCTTCCGCCCACTAGAAGGACGGGACGCGATCGTGCagagttctttttttctcttttttggaaaCCTTGTGTTATTTACTCTCGTGAAGAGCTATCTGTCTTTTTATTGGGCTATATGTTACGCGTCCGTCGGTTGATTCTTTAAAAAAAAACTGCCAGGTCGCGAGCCGCCCGATcgtttttctttgtttattttccCGATCGTTTCTCTTATCTACTTTcctgcaacaagacctttgttggAAAAATATTTTTGTAACAAGATCCTTGATGCAAAATTTACAACATCTTCAGTTTCTTCTTTATATTCCTGCAACATAGCCTTCCCTAACCTTTTTCCCGTAGCGGGCCAGAGACAGTCCGTGATCGGGACGAGAAGGGCGAGTGCAGATGAACGACGCGGTGGTTGTGGCTGCTGATGGCGTGATAGAACGACGACAAGGTTGACGCGCTCCGCACTGGCGTGTCGGATCTCACTAGATTCGTCGATCCAGTGGTGGGGAGGTGTAGGGCGGCGGAGATCCGCCATGGAGTCGCACAAGCGACGACAACCTGCAGGCGACACTGGACCGACGGGTCGAGGTAGGGGCAGCCCCAGCCGCACTGACAAGGAGGAGAGGAGGCGCCCGGTGGGGCCGGGCGACCTGATCGGTGGTCACCGGAGATCGGGCATCGCGGGGTGTATCTCCCTAGCTCGACGGTGGTTGTAGATGGGGCGTAGCAACTAGTAGGCAGATGGATTGGTCGGTCTGCAACATCCCCATGTTATGCTCCGATGTTTGCAACAAGACCAATGTTGCAAAACACATGTGCTAGGAGGGTGTTGTACGCCGCACGATCAACCACTGATGCCGGGCAAGGAGTGGAAGGAGTTGCCTTTTACTCCTCCTACTGTGGTTGGTACATTGCGTCGTGGTCATTGGGTGATGTCTTGGACATGGATGGCAGGACGGCGGCTCTGGATGGCGGTCTGCATGGTTGGCTCTCCGGCGAACAccatggtggcggtggtggcttCCTTCCGATCGTGTGGGCGACTAGCGGGGGAGCGGTTGGTGGCTTGGGCACATCCTCTATTGGGCGTtgcccagatctggatctggggtcTGTGCACGTCGCGCTTGCGGGGGCCTCATGGTGACAAGGATGGGGTCCCAAGCGAAAGCTCTGTGCGTTTGCACCAACAACGACCATGGTTGCAGGCGCTGCTATCTTCTGAAGACGTTGTTGTGGATCTCATCCTCTCCGCGTCAGAGTTCTGAGTGAAGACCCTTGTCCAGTGTGGCTAGGCAGCGACGACGCTTTGCGCCATTCCCCTCATGAGGGCGTTGTCGAGGAGCTTAGGTGTCCTAGGGTGTTGTGAGAGTTGTCTCAGTTCCCCCAATTTCTTCCTTCGGTAGTGTAGTCGCTTGTCTTCTGTGCGATCCGGATagcctagtactccctccgtcccaaaattcttgtcttagatttgtctagatacggatgtatgtaatatcaaaacatgacttgatacatcctgtaacatcccaatttttattaaattcggatgttaatagaatcattcaatgcatatcatatttctttgcatttttttggagtttaaaaaaaaatattcaaataatattttccactcgagaaaaacaaatgagaggggataagatgacttcctcaaaatataaaaggGTGGGAAATTGtatttgaatattatttgaagttttggagtttatttggtatttattttatctgcaaaaagtgcattaattgcattaggaaatattttcaaaatgttctgtgcttaagttaatgttcattaggctttaaatattgcatagttattttataaattattgtggtgtttttattaattcttttgaattaattatgaccactttagtgttctgtttaaaaaaaaaacacacgcacacactcaccgcagcctggaccgaaactgggttcggcccaggagcgccccaaccggcccagctggccatttggcccaaggccagcCCCAGCGCCCGACGCCTTCCGCCCGGTCGACCGCACCGCGCCGCCCTCGCTCGCCTCCTCTCACTGCcgctgccaggcgggccccgctcCACGTCTTCTTCCCTAACCTCCCGCTTCTCCCGCAGGATGAGCACGCGCACGCGCTCCCGAACCCGCCGGCCGAAGCTCTCGGGATAGAGCTTATCCCGCTGCTCCCCGACGCCCTCCCCTCGCCTATATAAAGGCCAAGACCCCCCTCTTCCATCCTCGCCGTCCCGCATCTTCCCACGCCGCCCCTACCGCTCGTCGTCgccgttcgcatctcgccggagctCCGAGCCCCGCCGTCCTCGCCCCGCCCGTCCGGACGTCGCCGACGCACGCCGCCACCACCTTCGCGACGCCCTCgacgcgccgcacctccccgtcttcttccccgacgccgaggaccgccgtagccgccgtcccctccgccaccgacgccgcgccgccgtcttcgtcgtcgccggccaccacctccagcccactgtaagccgccgccccaccctcgccCGTTAGATCGGACCCCAACGGTCCAGATTAGATTAGGTTCGGTTTTTTTTATTTTGCGaagaggtacgcggttaaccgcggttcccttagaccggccggttttatttaaaccgagcgtcggtttttttctttagttagccgccgccactgtttttcttagttagcggccgttcgccgtatagcctccgcagcggatgctgctcggccagccacgagccaccacgtggccagggacttgtttgcgatagttttcttctctgtttagtccctgtaattagcagattagtccctaaacttcgcgtagccacaactttttaaccgtagatccaaactcgatgaaaccagcggcaaattcttcgtattgtttagatctatccagtggtatcctttttgcaaacttttgacagattcaaatttgaatttattcagatttgaattcgaacttcaaatggccatatctcccaaaccgtaactccgattaagttgattctttttgcactttgtcaccgtagccaaaccctatcacctggacctttgtcacaataactttcacacactagaatctgcccattaatatttttactagtatgcatagtactcactatagttcacatcactctttgaaccataggcctatgttgttttgcatctagaaatatttttttcatgctagttaagtgtgatgtttgttcatttggtttttccgagacttttgctttgcatgttcttcttggttctcttgaatgtttgtttatgtttgtttatctcctttgcgatagattgcccggagtgcgaagcagaatattttcagtctttagagttcaaccagcagtaccaaggcaagttgcatcttgatcatg is from Triticum aestivum cultivar Chinese Spring chromosome 1B, IWGSC CS RefSeq v2.1, whole genome shotgun sequence and encodes:
- the LOC123101778 gene encoding uncharacterized protein, with the protein product MAASLGAAGRWIMRLPLEGIRHAQQIDRSSRLWKQHCGSEYGASVIRQYKEHLYDLIAGGHPDSATFLRNRSLLKDLSTQIEPRPHDPLWRKLKRNKKVARHAAWTGIVLIYALGYRALASGPEIVEYEGYLVTAESLAMIQGYQQAAERVHKQDGYQPIATAE
- the LOC123101760 gene encoding uncharacterized protein yields the protein MAASLRAAATTRIPRPSVLRGQGLRRLVHAEDLSKSILPLDKEQRGPLVRRMGELMRLQASKFTHAMKEEHRAELVQLKKEQLYEVIALVDADSKTSLRDKSLLKDLSTQIEPRPHDPQWRKITRSKKVTKWTALAGILAINALGYCALPSGPEIVKYDGYLVTVESLPLIRQYQHAAERARKQDGYQHVATSVGLDKQEEM